In Arachis hypogaea cultivar Tifrunner chromosome 17, arahy.Tifrunner.gnm2.J5K5, whole genome shotgun sequence, a single window of DNA contains:
- the LOC112762797 gene encoding uncharacterized protein, with product MIDLNREDTILLHEIFSSVPASPELLDQILPAIGETARRILSREGCDSNTLEIVVNLHVVTRRNIVQDSDIYNDDLCENVPELAQLVNLLERSKIDEQDDDAECAICLEKFGHGNEDSSVEVVRINCSHVFHDRCMLRWLRCCADHQSPYSCPLCRCLISPTSHGDDE from the exons atgattg ACCTCAACAGAGAAGACACAATCTTATTGCATGAAATCTTCTCTTCAGTGCCTGCATCCCCTGAGTTATTGGACCAAATTTTACCTGCCATAGGCGAAACTGCAAGAAGGATTCTAAGCCGTGAAGGGTGTGACTCCAACACGCTGGAGATTGTTGTGAACCTTCACGTTGTTACCAGGCGCAACATTGTTCAAGATTCTGATATCTATAATGATGATCTCTGTGAAAACGTTCCTGAACTAGCACAACTCGTGAATCTGTTAGAGAGATCCAAAATTGATGAGCAAGATGATGACGCTGAATGCGCTATTTGCTTGGAGAAGTTTGGCCATGGTAACGAAGATTCAAGTGTAGAAGTTGTTCGCATAAATTGCTCGCATGTTTTTCATGATCGTTGCATGCTCCGCTGGCTCCGATGCTGTGCCGACCATCAGTCGCCGTATTCTTGCCCATTGTGCCGCTGCCTCATATCTCCAACTTCACACGGTGACGATGAATAG